The window GGTCGCTCGAGGAGACGTATCGCCAGATCGATCGGGCGATACTGTAGCGGTACGTCGATCCCACCTCGCTCCGTTCCGGCCCCGACGGGACCGATCAGGAACCACCGCGTCTATACGACCGCCGCGACGAGTGTCCCGCAATGACCGTCATCAAGGACAGCGTCCACGACTACATCGAACTCGAGCCGACGGCGGAGGCGCTGCTGGACACCGCGCCGATGCAGCGACTCCGGTACGTTCGTCAGTTGAGTACGGTCCAGCTCGTCTATCCCTCCGCGAACCACACCCGGTTCGAGCACAGTCTCGGCGTCTATCACCTCGCCTCGGAGGCCGTCGACCGGCTGCCGATCGACGACGACCTGGCTCGCCGGCTCCGGATCGCCGCCCTCGTCCACGACGTCGGCCACGGCCCCTTCGGCCACCAGACCGAAGCCGCCATCGAGCGCCACCTCGGTCGCCACCACGACGAGATCGAGTGGCTGCTCGAGTCGACGGACCTCGGCCGCGTCCTCGAGGACCACGGGCTCGACCCCGAGGCCGTCGCCGCGACGGTCGACGGCCGCGGCCCGCTGGGTGAACTCGTCGCCGGCACGCTGGACGTCGATCGGATGGACTACCTGGTGCGGGACGCCCACCACACGGGGGTCCCCTACGGGACGATCGATCACGCCCGGCTGCTGTACGCCCTCGAGGTCGTCGACGGCGAACTCGCGCTCGAGGAGGGCAACGTCGCGACGGCCGAGAGCGCGCTGATCGCCCGGACGCTGATGAACGCGACGGTCTACCGGCACCACGTCTCACGGATCGCGGGCGCGATGCTCGACCGGGCGAGCGAGCGACTCCTCGCCGACGGCGTCGTCGACCCCGAGTCCTTCGCGCGTCTGACCGACTCCGACCTGCTGGCGACGCTCGCGGAGTACGAGCGGACCGCCGCGTTCGCCGACCGCATCCGCGACCGCGACCTCTACAAGCGAGCGATCTGGGCGCGTCGCGACGCAGTGCCCGCCGCGTTCCGAGGGCTCGACTACGACCGCACGCGCGCCCTCGAGCGCGAAATCGCCGAGATTGCCGGTGTCGATCCCGAGGCGGTCATCCTGGACAGCCCCGGCGAGCCGAGCTCGCCGGAGTCGCGGGCACGGATCGTCGTCGACGGCGAACTCCGCCGACTCGAGGAACGTTCGTCGCTCGTGGCGGGACTGGACGCCTGCGCGCGAGAGATCTGGCGGCTCGGCGTCTACGCGCCCGAGTCGGTCCTCGAGCCGGTCGGCGAGGCGGCGGCGACGGTGCTCGACCTCGAGGACGGCGCGAACGTCCGTCCCTGACGCTTCTATTCTCCGGATCCCGGCGACTCCGCGGCGTCGGCCGCCATCCGTCCTTCGTACTTCTCGAGCGCTTCCGCGAGCGCCGCCTCGGCGTCGATCTCGAGGGCGTCGGCGAGCGCCAGCAGGGCGAACAGCGCGTCGCCGACCTCGTCGGCGGCGAGGTCGAGATCCCCGGGGGCGTCGCCGTAGCCGGTCGACGTGTTGGCGTCCTTGGCGAGTTCGCCCATCTCGGAGACGAGATCGAGCAGTCGGAACTCGGGGGGCGTCTCGAGGTCGTGCTCCTGGACGAACTCCGCTACCTGTCGTTGGGCGTCGTCGACGTCCATACGTCGCTCGAGACGGGGAACGTGTATGAACGGTGGTGGTTTGCGCTCCGGCCGTTCCGGACCGTGGACGGCGGCCGACGGGCGAACGGTACCGTCCTCGAGACTGCTCGGAGCGTCGCGCTCTGGTACCCGGCGGCTGACGGGGAGCGACGACCGACCGTCGGCCGACCGCCGTCTGCCGTAGGCGCAAGGCGTTTCCCGGCCGCCGGCGATCGGTTCACCATGAGCGAGACGACCGCCGAGATCGTACTGTTCGACGGGTTCGACGAACTCGACGCGATCGGCCCCTACGAGGTCTTCGAGAACGCCGCCGACCTCGGGGCCGATCTGGAGACCCGACTCGTGACGCTCGAGGGGGACGACGACATCGTGGCCGCGAGCCACGGGTTAGGCGTCGAATCCCAGGGAACGCTCGGCAAGCCGGACCTCCTCGTCGTCCCCGGCGGCGGCTGGACCGGCGAGGGCGGCGTCCGGGCGGTCGTCGAGGACGGTTCGCTTCCGGACGCGGTCGACGAACGGTACACCGCGGGTGCGACGGTCGCGTCGGTCTGTACCGGCGCGATGATCCTCTCGGAGGCGGGGCTGCTCGAGGGGCGGCCGGCGGCGACCCACCCGGTCGCGGTCGACGATCTGGCGGGGACCGACGCCACCGTGGTCGACGAGCGGGTCGTCGACGACGGCGACGTGCTCTCGGCCGGCGGGGTCACCTCGGGGATCGACCTGGCGCTGTGGATCGTCGAACGGGAGTTCGGTGAGGACGTCGCTGACGCCGTCGGCGAGCGGATGGCCCACGAGCGCCGCGGGGAGGTGTTCGGGTAGATGCAGGCGGTACTGTTCGACATGGACGGCGTCCTCGTCGACAGCGAGGACTACTGGGTTCGCTTCGAGCGCGAGGAAATCCTCCCTGCCGCGGTTCCACACGCCGACGTCGACCTCGCCGAGATCAGCGGGATGAACTACCGGGAGATCTACGACTACCTCGAGGACGAGTACGGGACCGAGATCACCCGCGAGGAGTTCGTCGACCGGTTCGTCGCGACGGCCGAGGAGATCTACGGCGAACGGGTCACGCTGCTGGACGGCCTCGGCAACCTGCTCGCGGAACTCGAGGACCGCGGCGCGTCGACGGCGCTGGTCTCGTCTTCCCCACACGACTGGATCGGCGTCGTCCTCGAGCGGTTCGGCCTCGAGGGCGAGTTCGACCGCGTGATCAGCGCCGACGACATCGACGCGGCGAGCAAGCCCGCGCCGGACGTCTTCGAGTTCGCGGCCGACGAACTCGGCGTCGCCGCGGCGGACTGCGTCGTTGTGGAGGACTCCGAAAACGGGATCGCAGCGGGCGCGCGAGCGGGCGCGTCCGTCGTCGCCTACCGGATCGACGCCCACGGCGACATCGACCGGTCGCCGGCCGACGCCGTCGTCGACTCGCCGGCCGCGCTTCGGGCGAGCGTCCTCGAGCGGATCGAGTGACCGAAGGCTACGGGCGAACGGCAACGACCGATCCACGACGCGACCGAAGCCGGAATGAACAGTTTCTGACAGATGACTCGAGGTCAGTAACTCTCCGGTCATCGGTTGAAATAGGGGCTGAGAACGAGAAACGAATATCGCGGGCGCAAGGTTTAGTATGCGAGAATGTAACTCACTCTACAATGACACTCTTACCGGTCGATACCGACGTCCTGGAAGACGTCTGTCGTGACATCGCCCAGGACAACTACGGATTTATCTACGTCTCCGACCAGAAAGGGGAGATCAAGTCCGCCTACGAGAGCGCGGACGTGGGGCTGGTGAACGCGCGCTCGCTGTCCTCGAGCGACATGCGCAAGGCCCTGACGGAGATGGCCGCAGACGAGTTCGTCGACCTCGAACAGCTCAGGGACGGCGTCTTCTACGTCGACCCGTTCGGCGTGAAAGGGAACATGAACATCACCCGGGAGCTGACCAACCTGTTCGGTCAACGCCTCGTCGTTACGGGCGAGACGCTGCGCTCCCGGTTCTCGCTGGCGATCGACGACATGGAATTCTTCGCCGACGAACTCGCGGACCGGAACTACCTCCGCCGGATCACCGCTGGGAAACGCGACTACTACACCATCGGCCCGCAACTCAAGGAACACGCCGACGACGTGGGCCTCGATTCCCGGCTCGAGCGGGAGGCCTCGAACGGCAAGATCGCCCACAGCGATCTCGAGAGCGTCATCGACGTCGACGCGACCTCGGACGTGATCCGCTATCTCGACCGCGAGGGGTACATCGTCGACCTCGACGGGGAGTACCTGGTCGAGGAGGCCATCGACGAGTACGGTCGCTACCTCGCCGAGGAGATCGAGGAAGCAGTCGAGAACGAGTTCGAGGAGTCGAGCTACGTCCTCCGGGTCGGCGAGTTCGACCAGGTCGTGGAAAACGAAATCGAGAGCCGGTTCGACGTCCTCTCGCAGGCCCGCAGCGTCCGCGGCGAGATCCTCGAGGAGACCCGGGCCACGCTCGTCGACCGGCTCGGCCTCGAGGAGGGGCGCGAGATGGTCGAGGCAACCGACCCCTTCGAGGACGTCGTCGAGGATCACGCCAGGCGGATCCTCACCGACCTGAAGGCCGAACAGGACCAGCTTCCCGGCACCCTCCCCGAGTGGATCGAACTCGCCGAGGAACACTTCACGGAACTACAGGTGAGTTCGACGACGGCGGTCAACGAGCACGTCCGGGACGCCGTCCGGGAACGGTACCGGTCACTGGTCAACGAAGAAGAGTTCGGCGGAATGGCGGCGTGACACTGACACGAGCAACTGCGAATCGGATCTGACACACCTCATCGACTACCACTATGCCACAAAAGTACGAATTCGAACGGATCGAAAGCGACGGACAGGAGTACGTGATCGCCGACCCGGTAAACCAGACCGACGACCCCGTGCGTCTCGACGCCCGCTGGATCGAGGGCGACGACGTCGAGGGTGAGTGGGAGCGGGCCGTCCGGGCGATCATCAAGACCGACCTGCTCGGTTCGATGGAGCTCAAGGAGGGCAACGGCCGGATCGACCGCCGCCGTGCCATCGAGACGCTCGCGTCGGCCAGCGACGAGGAGGGTGACATCGTCACCAGCGAACAGCAGGCGGAAGCACTCCTCGAGTTCTTCGCAGCCGAGGACATTCTCGAGCTCCAGGGCGGCCAGGTCGTCATGCTCCGGAATCCGAGCGACAACCCCGACGAGATCAACGGTCGGATGATCCTCAACTGGGCGGCGGCGATCGACGCCTGTGTCGAGAAGATCACCGAGACGATCGACCGGGTCGACAGCGCGAAACAGAAACTCGAGAACCGGATGGACGACATCGATCAGGACTCGGGCAAGATCGACGAACACCTCGAGGAGACTGCCCAGGAGCTCCGGAGCCTCGGCGACGGGGCGGGCGTTCCGGAGGATCCGTCGACGCTGCCGGCCGACGAGCGGGACCGCTTCCAGCAGCTCAAGCGGAAGCTGATCTACCACAAGAAGATGAAGGAGGCCGACCAGGAGAACCTGGCCGAGAAAGTCGAGAGCGGCACGGCTCGGCTGGCCGACAACATCGAGATGCTCGAGTCCGCGAAGAGCACGCTCGCGAACAAGCGCGAACAGGTCCGCACGCAGGCGCTGAAGAAGCAGACGTTCCCCGACGAGGCGATGAACATCGTCGACAACATGGGCGAACTGACGACCCAGTTGGCCGGCGTCGGCGGCATCGAGGAAGCGATCGAGGAGACCCCGGACCACGAGGTCGGCAGCGTCGTCGACGACGTGCTCGGCAACATCGAGAGCGTCGGCGAGACCGCCCAGCAGACGGCCGGCGAGGAGGTCACCGACGCCGACGGGGCTGCGGAGACGGAAACGAGCGAACTCGAGATGTCGTAGGATGCACGCCGATTCGTTGCTTCGAGGGGTCGGCCGGGTCGCCGAACAGGGAGAGCACCTGCTCTCCTTGCGGACGCTGTCGGGGCCCGACCCGTCGCGACGGGTCGACGTCGCGATGGGCGCGCTCGTCGATCTCGCGGAACTGCTGCGCGCCGGTGCGCCGTTTCCCCCGCGACCCGAGGTTGCCGGCCGCGGCAACGACTCGAGGGTTCCCCACCCGGACGGCGGCTCCCGGGAGTCGTCTCCCGACGACACCGGAACCGAGGACGCGCTCGTTCGGCGCGTCCTCGAGGTCGGCGACGAGCACGACGAGGTGACACTCGAGGCCTTCGACCCCGCAGTCGCCGACCGCATCGCGGACGCGAGCCGGTTCGAGACGGTCGGTTCTCGCGTGGTCGTGCCGCTCTCGTCGGCCGTCCCGTACGCCCGTAACTGGCGGCCGGTCATCGAGGCCCTGATCGACCGCGTCGAGGATGCTCTCGAGGACTTCAGGCGGATCGTACGCCGGGTGCGGGCAGCGGGTGGGAACGGGACGCTCGTGACCGGCTGCGAGGCGGTCGTCGAGATGCTCGAGACGCTCGCACTGGTCGTACAGCGGGCCGACGCGGATGCACGGTACGTCCGTGAGCGGACCGACCACCGCCAGGGCGAACTGCTCACGACGGTCGAGCGAGCCGCGACGCAACTGCGACCACAGCAACGGACTCGGTCCCAGACACGGAGTGACGACAATGCTTAACCTGACACCAATACTGAAACGAGACCAGCCGACGTCACGCATCAAGATCGGAGCCAAGAAGGTCGGACCGAACACCGACATCGTCGAGATTCGCCACAACGACAGGCGGGCGTTCTTCTACGTCGACCCCGTCGACGACTCGATCGTCGACGGGATCGGTAACAAGGTCCGGATGCACCAGAACGTCAAGACGGTGTTCGGGGGGATCGACCGGGGGAAGGACTTCCTCGTCGACCCCGACGCGGCGAAACGCGACGTCGTCGAGTGTTCGGCCGCGAAGATCCACACCAGCGAGGTGCCGCCCGACGAGCTCGAGCCGTTCCTCCGGGAGAACGACTACCTGCTGCACCCGATGGAGGAGGTCGTCCCCAAGGCCAACAGCGACGAACTCGCGACCTTCGAGGTCGCGGCGATGGAGCCGACGGGGTACAACACGCTCCGTGTAACCCACAACACCGACCTCGAGTTCATCGACGCCGGCGAACTGCGGGAACTGCGAGCGACGCGAAACGCGGCGAGCCACGGCCCCGGCGCGCCGGGACCCGGCGGCCCGGAGGAGGCGGCCGGCGACGAGGAGGAGGTGCAGGTGTCGCTCGAGCCGAAGAAACCGACCGTCAGCTTCGAGGAGGACGTCGCCGGACTCCCGGAGGTCAAGCGAACGGCGGAGAACCTGCTCGCGCTGTTCGATCCGGACGTTCGCGACGAGGTCGTCGAGCGGTACGGCGACGAGTTCGCCTCGCGGGGCAACAGCATGCTGCTGTACGGGCCGCCTGGCTGTGGGAAGACCCTCATCTCGGAGGCGATCGCCTACGAGGCGAAGTACAACTCGAACATCGAGGACAGCTACGGTGAGGTGAAGTTCCTCGAGATCAAGGGCAGTGACGTCCTCTCGAAGTACTCCGGCGAGTCCGAGAAACGCGTCGAGGCGATCTTCGAGAAGGCCCACGGGATCGCCCAGGAGGGGTTCGCGGTCCTCTTCTTCGACGAGGTCGACACCCTCATTCCGGATCGGGGTGACGACTCCCTGCAACGCCACGAGCGGTCGCTGACCAACGCCTTCCTCCAGGAGATGAACGAGATCGAGGACAACCTGCTCGTGATCGGGGCGACGAACATGCCCTTCACCATCGATCCGGCAGCTACTCGCCGGTTCCCGATCCAGCAGTTCATTCCCCAGCCCAACGAGGAGGTGATGGCCGAGGTCTGGCGCAAACACCTCTCCGAGATGTCCGGCACCGAGGGGATCGATTACGACCGCCTCGGCGAAGCCTCGAAGGGGTACACGCCGGCAGAGATCGCCGACCGCGTCCTCGGCAGCGAACTGCAGCGGGAGTTCGTCGAGAGCGTCTACCAGCCGGACAGGGAGCCGATCGAGCCGAACACCGACTACTTCCTCGAGCGGCTCGAGGGGACCGACCCGAAGACGATTCGCCAGTACGTCGCCAGCGTCCGGACCCAGATCGACGACCTCGAGGGGTATCCGGAACTGCGCCGGTACGTCGAGGAGCAGGCCGAGCGTCTGGGAATGCGACTGGGACCGGGGTCGGGGCCGTCCTCGCTCGAGACGTTGCTCGAGGCGGGGGCGAACGCTTCGGAGTCGAACGCGGATGGCGGTGGCGCTAACGACGGTGACGGTGACGGTGATGGTGATGGCGGTGACGGTGACGGTGACGGTGACGGTGACGGAGGCGAGAGCGGGGCCGGGGGCTCGAGTTCGGCCGTCGGCGCCGACGGCGGTACCGACGAGTCGGGCACCGCGGACGACGGCGCGTTCGAGTTCGGTGCTGACGGCGATACCGGCGATACCGGCGACGACGGAGGTGGCTCCGATGGCCGATAGCTACCGTCAGGTCGGCTCCTTCGAGAGCGGTCGAGTCGACGCAGTCGGGGTCGGCCGCGGAGCGATCGCCCTCGGGATCGGCACTCGCGTCGAGGTCGTCGAGGGGAGCCGGTCGACCGCGATCGACCACGGCGACCGGATCGACGACGTCGCCGTCGCCGATCGGGTGGTCGTCCTCTCGTCCGGGGACCTGACGACCTACTCCCGGGACGGCGACCGGCTCTGGAGCCAGGGAATCGGCGACGCACACGCGATCGCCGCCGTTCCCGACGCCGGGATCTGCGGGGTGCTCGGACCGGATCGCCTCCGTGCCGTCGAGATCGCGACCGGACGACAACGGTTCGACGTCGACCGAACCCGCCCCGGCGGCCGCGACGACGAACTGCTCGCAGTGCCGACCGGCTTCCTGATCGCCACCTGGTCGTTCCTCACGCACGTCGACCTCGAGGGCGAGGTCGACTTCGACCGCGACCTCTCGGCGGTGATCCGCAGCGTCGGCCGCTGTGACGACGTCATCGTCGCCGCCTTGCAAAGCGACCAGCTCGTGGGACTCCAGGCCGGAACCGGGGAACTCCGCTGGCGGACGGAACTCGAGGCGACCCACGTCGCCCCGGTCGGCGAGGGATCCGTGCTCGTCGGAACGGCCGCGGGCACGCGCGCAGTCGGTGCTGACGGGGCGACCGAACCCGTCGGTGACCTCCCGAACGGCGCGCCGTACGCGACGCCGGACGGGGGGATCGTCTGCTCCGTGCGCGAGGGGACGGTCTCGACGCACGTCCACGCGGGCGATCAGCTAGCGCTTGCCGTCGCGACGGACTCGGTCGGCGTCGGCGGGACGATCGACGTCGAGGTGACGAACCAGACCGATCGGGAGCGAACCGCCTCGCTCGCCGTCGACGTCACGGGTTGTTCGCTCTCGCCGAGCGATCGAACCGTCAGTGTAGACCCCGGCGGGACCGAAATCGTCGACTTTCCGGTGTCGTCGGTCCGCGCGGAGGGGGACGCGGACCTGGCGATCGCGGTCGACGGCTCCGTCGCTCACGAGGCGTCGATCACCGTCGAGGACGCCGCCAGCGGCGGCATCGCCGTCGAAACGGCCCTCGAGACGCGCACGATCGAGGACGGCGTCGCCGAACTCGAGGTCGCAGTCGAGAACGTCGGCGGGGTTTCGCTCGATAGCGTCACGTTGCTCGAGACGGAGGCCGGAACGGGCGAACTCCCGGCCGGCGAAACCTGGACGGGGACCGTGACTCGTCCCTACGAGCCCGAGCGCCGCGTCTCGGTCGGGCTCGAGGTCGCTCGCGGGGATCGGCGTCGGGAGTACGCACCGACGTGTACGCTCCCGTCCGCCCCGACGATCGATCTGGAATCCGGTCGGGACGCGCTTCGGGCGACCGTCGGGCTCGAGGGGGACGTGACGCTGTCCGATCGCCTGGTCATCGAGATGCCCGGAGCCGGACGCGTCCGGTCGCCGGTGACGATCGACGGCGACGAACTGCTGCTGGTCGTGCCCCAGTACGAGGAGGGGACGGCCCGCATTGGCTTCGACGCGCTCGGGATCGACGAGCGGATCCGGCTGTCGGATTCGGGTCCGTTCTCGACGCCGTCGCGTTCGAGTAGCCGGTCGGTGTCGGGAGCGGGGTCCCAGTCGCGTTCACGTTCGCAGTCCCCTTCCCGTTCCCAATCTCGATCCCGATCCGGCACCGATAGTGGAACCGAGTCCCGATCCGAGTCCCGTCCCCGCAGCGAGGCGACCGACGACACCGCTCGCTCGGACCCGTCAGAAACGGGATCACGAACGCGGGACGAGTCCCGTTCTCCGGCCGACGACGGATCGATTCCGGCGGCCGACGATGGCGACGACCGATCGGCTTCCGACACGACCGGATCACCGGCTCTCTCGGCGACGCGTCGCGTCCCCGATGCCGAGCCAGCGATCGGCCACGCGGTCCGCGATCGGATCGTCCTGCGAAACGAGGGCGACGGTCCCGCCGAAGACGTCGTCGTTGCAGTCGGTGACGATCAACGCCGGGTCGGTACCCTCCCCGCCGGCGAGACGGTGCCCCTCGAGCGGGCGGTAGGCGTCGTCTCCCCGGACGGCGTCGTGCTACCGTCGGTGGAGATCGAGGTGGGGGACGCGGTCGTCGACCGTCTCCCAGACCGCCGTCTCGAGGCGTCCGTGGGAGGTATCGCCGTCAAGGCCGCGGTGGACCCGGACGAGGGGACGGTGGCTGCCGACCTGGTGAACCGCGACGATCGGGACTGTCGGGTGCTGGGGCTCGAACTCGCCGACGCACCCCGCCCGGAATCGCTTGGCGAGCGACTCGAGGCCGGCGAAACGACGACCGTGGCAGCTTCCGTCGCTCCCGACGGGCAGTTAGAAGCGCTGGGAGAGGGCGAGGCCGCTCCCCTCTCGATCGCCGTCCGGTACGCCGATGGGGAAGAGGAGACGATCGACGCGCTGGCGACGGTTGCCCCGCTCGAGGCCGCTGGTGACGGCGCGGCCGCCGGTGGCGAGGGTGGGGACGATCTCCTCGACGAACGGCCGCTCGCCGTCGAAATCGGCCCGGAAACCCAGGCTGCAGGCGAGTACGGCTCCGTCGTCCTCGTCTTCGAGAACGAGAGCGATCGCGCGCTGTCGGACGTCTCCGTCTCGGCCGAGGGCGATCCGATCAACGAGATGTTCTACTCGGAGGCCCGCCGCGAGCGACTCGCTGCCGGCGACTGGATCGAACACTTCGTCGATCTCGAGGCCGGCATCGAGGACCCCACCTTCGAGGCAGTGGTGAGCTACGCCGTCGACGGTGCCGAACGGGAGTACACCATCCGGGCGTCGGGCCCGGCCGTCGCAGACGAGGACGCCTGGACCGACGACCACCTCGAGGCGTGGTCGGTCGAACGACTCGAGAGCGCGGAGTCGTCGGCCCCCGATTCGGGGGCGACGCCGTCGGTTCCCGAACTCCCGTCGTCGCTGTCGACGCCGCTTCGCCGGGGTAACTGAGGCCGGTTCCCGGTACGGTCGTCCAACTCGCGCCCCCCGTTTTTCGCTCGGCTCGTTGTCGTAGTACAGTCTGTAAGACCGACCGATATCGGGAGGGAGTGGTCGAAAATCCGAGGATAGAGAGTTCGGAAGCCGGTGCTACACGAGGAAATCGCCGGCCACCGACTCGCGGGCGTCCTGGAGGTACCAGTACATCCGTCGAGCGGTTCGCGTGACGATCGCCGCCGCGACCAGCCCGTAGACCCCGATCGCGAGGAACAGCGAGAGTCGGGCCGTCTCGAGCGCGCTGGCACGGGTCTCGTGTTCGGCGGCCACCGCTTCGGCACGACTCGACTCGCCCGCGTCCTCGAACGCGGCGACCGCCTCGTCGTACGACTCGTGCAGCGCCGCGGTCCTGTCCGTGACGGTGTCGTACTCGGCCGGATTCAGGAGCAGCGGTTGCCCGAGGACGGTAACGAACTGCTCGGACTCCATCGACTCCCAGACCTCGTCGGCCTCCTGGGCGGCGCTCTCGCCCGTGGCGACTGCCTCGGAGTAGTCTTCGAACGCGGCCTCGGCGTCGCTCTCGAGTTCAGCCGCTCGCTCTTCGTCGCCCTGTAGCAGGACGACCCGTGCGAGGTCCCGCTGGATCGTCGCCTCCTCGAGCAGGGAGAGATCGCCCGACTCGAGTTGTTGCTCGTAGTAGGCCTCCTGTTCGTCGATCAGCCCTGTCAGGTCGTCCTCTGCGGTTGCGAGGACCTCGTCGCTGTCGGCCCGGAGTTCGTCGCCTTCGAGACGCTCCGCGTACAGCGTCATCGTGTTGTACGCGGCCGAGGCCTGTACGATCTCGGCCTGGGCCTCGTCGTACTGGCCGTCCTCGAGCAGGGCCGTCGCTTCCTCCGACGCATCCAGATAGAGCGTCGACGCGCTGCCGAAGGTCAGAATCGTCGAGACGTCGTCGCCGTCGGCTTCCCCGGATCGCATCTGGGAATCCATCGTCTCGACCATCTCGAGGGTCCCGTCGGCGACGAGGCCGTCGTGTCCGGAGAGATCGTCCCGGATCGGATCGAGGTCGAGCGGGACGGGTGCGGCGACGATAGTCATCCGTTCGCTCTCGGCGTCGTCGCTGTCGAATTCGTAGGTCCACTTGTAGTTCGTCCCGAGTTCCGCGTCGGTGTCGAACTCGAGTGCGAACCTGACCGTATCCGACTCGCCCGCGAGGAGACCGCCCGGCGCGCTCTGGACGGTGAGC of the Halobiforma lacisalsi AJ5 genome contains:
- a CDS encoding HD domain-containing protein is translated as MTVIKDSVHDYIELEPTAEALLDTAPMQRLRYVRQLSTVQLVYPSANHTRFEHSLGVYHLASEAVDRLPIDDDLARRLRIAALVHDVGHGPFGHQTEAAIERHLGRHHDEIEWLLESTDLGRVLEDHGLDPEAVAATVDGRGPLGELVAGTLDVDRMDYLVRDAHHTGVPYGTIDHARLLYALEVVDGELALEEGNVATAESALIARTLMNATVYRHHVSRIAGAMLDRASERLLADGVVDPESFARLTDSDLLATLAEYERTAAFADRIRDRDLYKRAIWARRDAVPAAFRGLDYDRTRALEREIAEIAGVDPEAVILDSPGEPSSPESRARIVVDGELRRLEERSSLVAGLDACAREIWRLGVYAPESVLEPVGEAAATVLDLEDGANVRP
- a CDS encoding MazG-like family protein is translated as MDVDDAQRQVAEFVQEHDLETPPEFRLLDLVSEMGELAKDANTSTGYGDAPGDLDLAADEVGDALFALLALADALEIDAEAALAEALEKYEGRMAADAAESPGSGE
- a CDS encoding DJ-1/PfpI family protein, which produces MSETTAEIVLFDGFDELDAIGPYEVFENAADLGADLETRLVTLEGDDDIVAASHGLGVESQGTLGKPDLLVVPGGGWTGEGGVRAVVEDGSLPDAVDERYTAGATVASVCTGAMILSEAGLLEGRPAATHPVAVDDLAGTDATVVDERVVDDGDVLSAGGVTSGIDLALWIVEREFGEDVADAVGERMAHERRGEVFG
- a CDS encoding HAD family hydrolase — protein: MQAVLFDMDGVLVDSEDYWVRFEREEILPAAVPHADVDLAEISGMNYREIYDYLEDEYGTEITREEFVDRFVATAEEIYGERVTLLDGLGNLLAELEDRGASTALVSSSPHDWIGVVLERFGLEGEFDRVISADDIDAASKPAPDVFEFAADELGVAAADCVVVEDSENGIAAGARAGASVVAYRIDAHGDIDRSPADAVVDSPAALRASVLERIE
- a CDS encoding ATP-binding protein, translating into MLNLTPILKRDQPTSRIKIGAKKVGPNTDIVEIRHNDRRAFFYVDPVDDSIVDGIGNKVRMHQNVKTVFGGIDRGKDFLVDPDAAKRDVVECSAAKIHTSEVPPDELEPFLRENDYLLHPMEEVVPKANSDELATFEVAAMEPTGYNTLRVTHNTDLEFIDAGELRELRATRNAASHGPGAPGPGGPEEAAGDEEEVQVSLEPKKPTVSFEEDVAGLPEVKRTAENLLALFDPDVRDEVVERYGDEFASRGNSMLLYGPPGCGKTLISEAIAYEAKYNSNIEDSYGEVKFLEIKGSDVLSKYSGESEKRVEAIFEKAHGIAQEGFAVLFFDEVDTLIPDRGDDSLQRHERSLTNAFLQEMNEIEDNLLVIGATNMPFTIDPAATRRFPIQQFIPQPNEEVMAEVWRKHLSEMSGTEGIDYDRLGEASKGYTPAEIADRVLGSELQREFVESVYQPDREPIEPNTDYFLERLEGTDPKTIRQYVASVRTQIDDLEGYPELRRYVEEQAERLGMRLGPGSGPSSLETLLEAGANASESNADGGGANDGDGDGDGDGGDGDGDGDGDGGESGAGGSSSAVGADGGTDESGTADDGAFEFGADGDTGDTGDDGGGSDGR
- a CDS encoding COG1361 family protein: MADSYRQVGSFESGRVDAVGVGRGAIALGIGTRVEVVEGSRSTAIDHGDRIDDVAVADRVVVLSSGDLTTYSRDGDRLWSQGIGDAHAIAAVPDAGICGVLGPDRLRAVEIATGRQRFDVDRTRPGGRDDELLAVPTGFLIATWSFLTHVDLEGEVDFDRDLSAVIRSVGRCDDVIVAALQSDQLVGLQAGTGELRWRTELEATHVAPVGEGSVLVGTAAGTRAVGADGATEPVGDLPNGAPYATPDGGIVCSVREGTVSTHVHAGDQLALAVATDSVGVGGTIDVEVTNQTDRERTASLAVDVTGCSLSPSDRTVSVDPGGTEIVDFPVSSVRAEGDADLAIAVDGSVAHEASITVEDAASGGIAVETALETRTIEDGVAELEVAVENVGGVSLDSVTLLETEAGTGELPAGETWTGTVTRPYEPERRVSVGLEVARGDRRREYAPTCTLPSAPTIDLESGRDALRATVGLEGDVTLSDRLVIEMPGAGRVRSPVTIDGDELLLVVPQYEEGTARIGFDALGIDERIRLSDSGPFSTPSRSSSRSVSGAGSQSRSRSQSPSRSQSRSRSGTDSGTESRSESRPRSEATDDTARSDPSETGSRTRDESRSPADDGSIPAADDGDDRSASDTTGSPALSATRRVPDAEPAIGHAVRDRIVLRNEGDGPAEDVVVAVGDDQRRVGTLPAGETVPLERAVGVVSPDGVVLPSVEIEVGDAVVDRLPDRRLEASVGGIAVKAAVDPDEGTVAADLVNRDDRDCRVLGLELADAPRPESLGERLEAGETTTVAASVAPDGQLEALGEGEAAPLSIAVRYADGEEETIDALATVAPLEAAGDGAAAGGEGGDDLLDERPLAVEIGPETQAAGEYGSVVLVFENESDRALSDVSVSAEGDPINEMFYSEARRERLAAGDWIEHFVDLEAGIEDPTFEAVVSYAVDGAEREYTIRASGPAVADEDAWTDDHLEAWSVERLESAESSAPDSGATPSVPELPSSLSTPLRRGN